The segment GCAGATCATTATCATTACACCAACACTCACTGTGCTTCATTAAGATCATTAAGTGACTGATTAGAAATGTAAGACATTACACTATTCTAGTCTTTAGATCACCTCTTTTTGTTCCACAGGCTTGTAGCAGACGAAGCAGCTGATGATCCGTCTCAGCTCTACAGCAAGATCCAGAAACTCCCCACTTCAGCAGTGTAGCCCATCATTAGTCCTGTGGCCTGGGATCTAAAAGCTAAAGAGGTAGCACTTCAGGTTCCTGGAAAAAAGCTGAGAGAGATGTGATAGTTCTGTCCTGTATCTCTGTTTTAACCCTCAACACTGCTTCCAAATCTAACAGGAGAAGAGGGACGGCTTTAACATTTTATTAGCATACTGGTACCAGTATTATTGATTAGATGGTGTATTGTAGTGCTGTATGCTGTTTTATCTTAAAAGTATGGAAGCAGTTCAGGATTTTAGGAAATAGAAATTTAGATTAACAATTCAGTTTATTTCTTACctacattttacttttttttggcTCCTTTAGAATATTTATGAACACGTGGttggtttatttttgtgttggattaaatgctatttaatgtatttttgtgacttgtatgtatgtgttcatcatatgttcttttgttttccagatttaGGTTTAGATGTAGGTCCTTAAGAAACCTtaagaagaaccagactcaaagaCGAACCCCTCCTCGTCTGGGTGACACCCGATAATGAGATCACAAATCGTTACAGTATACAGCTGTAGAAGAGTAAATCCAAGAGTCTTGGGATAAGTACAGGAcaatctttatgattacagcagcagttctcaTGTACAAGTCAACAGTATCTGATTATTaaattatccactgaagcaagtgTGTGACTTTTGGTTGTTGACTGTGTTTGTGAAGTGCAAATATTAGAGGTATCCGAAttgtaatatttgtaatattaataaCGACAACACCTCAAACAATCTTTTGTAAGAAGTAACTGATGCATATTAGTTTGGTGTGTTATTATTGATtgatgtgagtgtgagtgtgtgcgcctgcgtgtgtgtacatgccAGATTAATACCTTTTCTTGTGTTTGTGTCGACTCACGTAAACTGCAATGAATAAAGTGTGCTGCAAAGCCCTAAACATGACACAGACTTATTATTCTATATTTCTATACAGAATAATAGATATATCTGCTTATTTCTAGAGTTCTATGCCGAAGTACACGAAGTCTCCAGGTAAACGTTCTGAAGCTGTAGGAGGTGAGACAGTCGATAAACTCTGGTTgagaaaaatgataaataaagagTAGCTCCAAAGTTTCAACCCATAAATCCCACATGGACTTGTGAGACACTGCTAGAGAAAATCAGCGgctttctacccctagccagctCTCGTATTTCATATggtttctacccctagccattTCAGGTATGTCATATGTTTtttgcccctagccagttcaggtatttcatgttttctacccctagccactTCAGGTATTTTATATGTTTCTACCTCTAGCCACTTCAGGTATGTCATATGTTTTCTATCCCTAGCCAGTTCACGTATTTCatgttttctacccctagccactTCAGGTATGTCATATGTTTtttgcccctagccagttcaggtatgtCATAtgtttctacccctagccactTCAGGTATGTCATATGTTTTTTGCCCCTAGCCATTTCAGGTATGTCATATGTTTtttgcccctagccagttcaggtatgtCATATGTTTtttgcccctagccagttcaggtatgtCATAtgtttctacccctagccactTCAGGTATGTCAtatgttttctacccctagccagttctcGTATTTCTTGTGTTTTCTACCCCCAGCCAATTCTcatatttcatatgttttctacccctagccagttctcgtatttcatgttttctgcccctagccagttcaggtatttcatatgttccagctcaagcacacctggtgcaactaatgaagcccttgtttagttgcatcaggtgtgcttgagacaacacctgttttgtatgtttgtgctgttgtgagggattatgttcaggggttgaataattttgacactggagaaatcattataagttgcgtTTTCAGTTGATTTTGTTGAAACCACCTGAAGCATTCGTTCaactgattttgtttgatttgttcgttgcAAACGTTCGCTGAAAGTTTGTAAATTTTGACATTAAACCTGATTTAAAATGggggctgaataattttgatatattttatatatctataatTTAATTGCAACTATAAGTGAACAGAGTATTTCTGccattttacaaaatgtttcaaaaaGTATGACAatgtgatttaaataaagatgaaatgaataataataagttgAGGCTGTTTGTTCTATAATGTTGATAGTATTTTAGTGTTTCAGTGTAGAAATGTTTCTCCACAGTTGCAGCAAAGGACAAATCTCCTATAGGAAGACCCCTCtcaggtgaatgtgtgtgtgtgtgtgtgtgtgtgtgtgtgtgtgtgtgtgtgtgtgtatacgcgcTATATGTACCTGTGTCTTGATTGCTGCGTTCTGGTTGCTTTGAACCACTGAGATACTCACACTCTCTGTGAGTCTCAGAATGAAAAGTAGCTGTGGGCCACGCTGCTGTGATGTCATAATGAGACCATGTTGTATATTTTGACTATATATTAGAGCTTTTTGTTCCTGAAGTTGCTACAAGTTAAGGAACAgaacagatttttattaaagttgTCATTAGATTCGATCTGACATTATTTACAGATCTATCAGTTGGGGTTGGATTGAGGGTTGGATTAAAtacattcaattcaagtgaccagttaATGAGGATAAAAGCAACAGGAACTTAAGAATAAATATAACGGcctcatttttcttttgtttgcttgtgattttaaaaggtaaataaataaataaataaaatctgaccCTTGATTATACTTCACAGACCCCTGAGAATCCCCGGACCCCACTTTGAGGGCCACTGTTTTAGACAAACATGTTGAACTGATCACTCTGTGAAGCTTCCAGTCTGGAGTCAACttttaaaaagatattttttttattctttttgatAATAAAATCTTCCTTACATAGACATTCTGTACCATTTAAAAGCGTCTCTTTTGCCTCTCTAGAAAGCAGGAACTCCATGTaatttgaaaaagcatgatgAGGTAAGTTTCACTGGTTTGCCAACATGAAGCTAGATATGTGTAACTAAGTTAGCGGGTTTTCTTTGCTAATACCAGTTTACACTAGCATCAATTCCACTAGCTAGCATAGTTTATTATTCAGCAAGTCAAATTGTAGCTAAGGATAAAAACTGGTTATttacagaacattttatttctgaataaatcaTCAGCAAACTACGCAGCATTAGTCATGTAAATGACCAACAAAAAACTGAATGatgaaaaaactaaacatgttcataggtaaaaaaaatgaaacagctgGTTTTTaattggggttaatcagaataatttcattgatggcAGCTTTATGATAATTACTATTGAACATGAGATGTGATTAGTTCAGtgtgaacacagacaaaacctgccattttaaccctagactttttatatccactgtacacacacatatatgtttAAGGTCAAAGAGTATACAATATTATAAGAGCTCTACAATACACGATGAAGCAATAATACTGCTAGCTCTACTCTAATAAAACGTTGAAGCCGTCCCTCTTCTCCTGTTAGATTTGGAAGCAGTGTTGAGGGTTAAAACAGAGATACAGGACAGAACTATCACATCTCTCTCAGCTTTTTTCCAGGAACCTGAAGTGCTAACTCTTTAGCTTTTAGATCCCAGGCCACAGGACTAATGATGGGCTACACTGCTGAAGTGGGGAGTTTCTGGATCTTGCTGTAGAGCTGAGACGGATCATCAGCTGCTTCGTCTGCTACAAGCCTGTGGAACAAAAAGAGGTGATCTAAAGACTAGAATAGTGTAATGTCTTACATTTCTAATCAGTCACTTAATGAACTTAATGAAGCACAGTGAGTGTTGGTGTAATGATAATGATCTGCTCACTGGATGGCAGCAGTGCTCCTGCTAACGTTCACAGCAGCGTACTGAACATCCTCATACTCTGTGGTGTCTGGACGACGTCTGGGTGACGGAGACACTTCCTGTGTGTGGGAGTTTTTAAAGACAACACTGGCATAGTGAACGTCATCCTGATCATCTGAGGCGACTCTTCCACTGCGGTCTGAGGCTGAAACATTTTCATAAACAGCAGGAGAGTGACGCTGAAAGGGAGAACAGAATAAAGTTCATATATGAACATGTCACATGATCAAACAGTCCGTCCTTTCATCCACACTCACCTGTCCACTCTCACCAGTGCTGCTGTGGCCATTAGCTGAGCTCGACTTCCTCTTCCTGAGAAACATCAAGCACATGTTCATGCTAGTTGCAAATGattatttatgtgtaaattatgtttaaaacatgttcagtaCATTTTACATACCACATCCACAAAGCTCCTGAGAGGAGTGTTACTGCCAGGAAGACAGCCAGGCCCACCATGATGACCTTTAACACTGTGTAATTCACTGACCCTTCAGAAATAAATCATGAGCATGATGAGGCTCTATTTTGTGTGCCAGTGCTAAGCATAATTTGCCAGTTAATGACGCTGTTTTGCTATTTGGATTGAATGCAGGCCAGTTTGATCACATTTCTGCACCGCTGTTATTAACATATTGTGCTAATGTGAGTAGAGCAGCACAAAAAGGCATGTGGTGTTCAAAATCCAATCCAAGCATaaagctgagcagttgaggactGACAGCTGCTCTCAGGCAGTGCTGAGACTGAACCCGACCTACCTGAGTTTTGTGGCTCACATGTCACAGTTAGTTCAGGAGAGCGGAGATCCTCACGTCCTCTCACAGCACAGGAGTAGTTTCCTGCATCTTCACTGGAGTTCAGGTAGAGCTTGATGTGTTTGGTGAGTTTGTCAGTAACAGGCTGTCCGTTCTTGTACCACATGTAAGTGGGGTTGTTAGACAGAGTGCAGGAGGTGATGCAGCTCAGCGTTACTGTAGTCTGTCCTTCTGATGCCACTGCAGAGCAACTCGCTCTTACCTGCAGATCTgaatgtgcaaaaaataaaggaaagtgATTTAACAGATTTACATCGATACAGAGAGACCAGAACTAGAGACAGTTCAGTATAGGACATTACCTGTAACAATCAGAATCACTCCAGGTTCAGCAGAGAATCTGTTTCCATAATTAGTAAAGAATTTAAGTTGATATTCTCCAGAGTCTTTCTTTGTcaggtttttcattttcaaagtgcTGCTTTTGTCTTGTTTCACATATTCAACTCGATTAGTAAACTGTGTTTCCTGCTTCAGGTTCTTGGAGTCTTTACCACTCTGAATATAATGCCAGAATACTTTTCTAACACTCAGATCACTGTGATGTGAGTAATTTCCAGCAAACTCCACTGAAGACCCTTCCACAGCACAGACTCTTTTGTCTCTGTAGGTCACACTCCAACAGCTCCTGCCAACACCTGAAATGGTAACAGGTCATTGGAAGGTTTTATTTGAAGttgatttaaaactattttggtAACATCAGTGTTCCAGTCCTGAAGACAGACTCTTTCAGAATCCACAACAGCACTAGACTTTAGCGCTTACTTATGAATCTGTCACTGgatttggtgattttttttgtaaattcttTGCGACtcataataaagaaaaacagtgaATTTCTGAGAGTTGAGAGAGCAGGTTCACTCGACTCACCACCAGTGTATAAAACCTGAGTACTGTATGTAGTGACGGACAGAaattatagtattttataaatacataGTTTGTGTTGTCATGAACAAAGActtctttaagaaataaaaatgttataatttattattttctattctgataAAACTATTCTATTCTTCAGGAAATCTTCCTTCTTCATGTAAGATGATCTTGTAAATAATCTTGACGATTCAGTTTATAGGGAAATTGTTCTATGACATCATTTGGTGACTTCTAGTGAGTTTTTGAGCTTGTATTAAAGAACTTCCCAACACTGAAATCAAGAGACCCTCCATTACACGATGAGGCTTAATGAATACTCACacagtggaagagagagaacCGAGCAGGAGTAACTGCCTTCTACTGCATTTCTTAAAGGGAAAGTTTCCAcctcgtctctgtatttctctaaGAATTGCCCAGACCACCTTAAGAGGGCTCTCTCCCCTAAATTCTAGGACACTTCTTCACTAGTGATTACTAATGAAGGGCTAGGTTAGTGAACGGCTTAAGTTAGTGAAGGGCTTAGGTTACGGCCATTCTGGGTctcacaaaaatgctgatgtggtCTGTGTATGGTCaaacgtaaataaaataataataataaaataattaaatacctAATTACTCCCATGTAGATGTCTATAGGATAGTACTGAGTTACAGGAACGCTTCCCCACTGACCTTGTGGATGTGGACTCGTGTACgtcagtgtttcattcctctgaTACTAAAACACTCGGCCAGTAATTACTTACAGCACCTATAAATAGTCATtccagtcgttccctcacctgcCTCATGTGTTATATCTCACTTGACGTTAATAAAATTAAgtcagcttgtcatgtgaccAGGAATCTACAAAGCGCAAAtgtctctgtcctgaagacgaaaacttcaccatatcaacaattacacactctGAATAATCTGTTTCCGTGGAGCCCCTGTgactgagctgttactatagaaatgatcatgAAATCAGAACGAGttcattaatataatcctgGGATTTGTTTTGCAGCTGGAACTGCTGTTACagaatattaatcaacacctgaacAATCtgaatggagaattcaacagcagcGTGGTGTAAAAGATTACACTGTGCATTGTGTCTCACAAACACCTCTGGATTTTCACATTTACTTATTTGGCTGATACTTTAATCCACAGTGACATACAAGTGAAGAAAAATCCAATCCAAGCATaaagctgagcagttgaggactAAAAGCTGCTCTCTGTCAGTGCTGAGGATTGAACCTGAGCTATCACAACCCTATACATTAATATAATGACTGAGTTTTGTGGCTCACATGTCACAGTTAGTTCAGGAGAGCGGAGATCCTCACGTCCTCTCACAGCACAGGAGTAGTTTCCTGCATCTTCACTGGAGTTCAGGTAGAGCTTGTTGTGTTTGGTGAGTTTGTCAGTAACAGGCTGTCCGTTCCTGTACCACATGTAAGTGGGGTTGTTAGACAGAGTGCAGGAGGTGATGCAGCCCAGCGTTACTGTAGTCTGTCCTTCTGATGCCACTGCAGAGCGACTCGCTCTTACCTGCAGATCTgaatgtgcaaaaaataaaggaaagtgATTTAACAGATTTACATCGATACAGAGAGACCAGAACTAGAGACAGTTCAGTGTAGGACATTACCTGTAACACTCAGAATCACTCCAGGTCTACCAGAGAATCCTTCACCATCGATAAGGAATCTAAGGCAATATTCTCCAGAGTCTTTCTTTGTCaggtttttcattttgaaaGTGCTGCTTTTGTCTTGGTTCACATATTCAACTCGATTAGTAAACTGTGTTTCCTGCTTCAGGTCCTGGAAGACTTTACCAGGCTGAAAATAATGCCAGAATACTTCTCTAACACTCAGATCACTGGGATGTGAGTAATTTCCAGCAAACTCCACTGAAGACCCTTCCAAAGCACAGACACTTTTGTCTCTGTAGGTCACACTATAACAGCTCCGGCCAACACCTGAAATGGTAACAGGTTATTGGAAGTtgattttaaaactattttggtAACATCAGTGTTTCAGTCCTGAAGAGAGACTAGATTTGACTGATTATTTTAGATCacttataataaagaaaaacagagaattTCTGAGAGTtgagagagcagcttcactcgaCGCACCACCAGTCTATAAAACCTGAATGTGTAGTGATAGATAGAAATGATAATCTGAAATCAAGAGACCCTCCATTACATCATGAAGCCAAATGAATACTCACACActggaagagagagaatagtacCATAGCCTTCAACAGAGCAGGAGTAACTGCCTTCTTCAGCTTTACTTAAAGGGAATGTTTTCATgttgtctctgtatttctccaAGATTTTTCCATTCTTGTGCCAGTTATACAAGTGAACAGTAAAGGTCAGAGTACAGGAAGTGCGGCAGGTGAGAGTTTGTTGTGTGGAGTTGTGGGTCACCTGCAGGTCTAAATGAAGATAAAGGTGAATGTTTGAACACAGACGTGTATAACAGCACAGGTTATTACAGACTAGCTGCTCTGTTACCTGTAACTGTTAGAGTAACTCCAGCTGAGCTCAGATATTTCTCTCCTTTATCCGTAATGAACACGAGGCGATATTCccctgagtctctctctctcaggtctgTTATTGTAAGAGTCGAGCCTAAGTTTGTCATCTCTGTGTAGCTCACACGTCCTGCGTAGTCTGAGTCTAAAGCTAAATCCTCTGGATGTTCCTTCTTCCTCCATTTAGCTTTGTCCTTTAGGCTGAACCAGAAgccagtgatgatgatgatatttgaGTAAGAGCACGTCAGGTTCACAGATGACTCCCTCAGAGCACAGATCTTCTCAGGATGGCACGACACCTTCACGTGCTGGATACCTGATACTGAAACTGAATTGTTAACATCAGATATTAAAAGACAATAAAACAGCTTCATATTTGTAATGATCACAGTTTCCTTTAAGAAATAGAGAAGCTTCTTATTGTGATCAGACTTTTAATCAGACTTTTACCACAAGCACAGCTGGATCCTTGAATCTGgttcattttctctaacagcagctctgacagtagctccAGCTGTAAGCtaaatcaggtttatattaatgcactccttcTAATATGTGattgtttctttaataaaaactctCACAGGCGCTCCACATTAACACACTATAAAATGAGTGAAACTGTTGATCAGGACATTTATTGATCATTTTTGGAAGAAGTCATCAGTGTGCACACTTTGTaatagtcagaggtaaagctggaacTTTGAAGATGATGTTTTCAGACACAGCATTGTAGTTTCTCAGTAATATAACAAGCGGAGGTTTTGTCTTATTACGTTATTAactaaagagaaagaaaagaaatacacacGTGAGGGAGTGACacacaggaataaaacactggcatgtgctgttataggaaaataaacaactttataACAAATAATCATGCTTTTGGGGGAGAAAGGGGAagaggctacacacacacacacacacacacacacacacacacacacacacacacacacacacacacacacacacacacacacacacacatatacagagaTCAGGATCAAACCCCACACCACCACCAGAGGGCTCCCTCTCCTGAATTCTAGGACACTTCTTCACTTGTCATTGCCATTTCCTCTTCACAgattatataaaacactttcatACTCATTGTCATTACTGAGATCTCCTGTTGTCTAAGGTCTGAGCTGTTATTTTGTGGATGCCTTGCCATGTTTCTGACTCCTGCCTAGTTCTGACTGTTCTCTGGATTTGTCCAGCCTGCTTTCTGATCATTGTGGAGTTCAGTCTGTTACACTGTCTCTGTGATGCTGTTGTTTAGGATTAAATGAAGAATTTTAACACTACACATTACAACACCTATTTCTCAATATTGCTAAAAGTCCTGATTAAGTATTTAAATGTCAAGTACAGTTAAAAcacctggacaaaaaaaaaaacagtgatcaATGCTATTGATGTTCATGCACataaaagtgttaataaagTCTTTGTGTTTATGAGCTAACagtgaattataaataaaagcaatattGAACAACATAAGCTATTCATACTATAGTCTACTCAGAATCCTTCATTCTTATTATTAGTGTGCGTCAGCAGTGTCCTGCGGCCAGCGTAAAACACATGTCCAGTTCTTCCCAAGGCCGATGACACGGACCTCCAAGTTTTGTGAAGGACAGTGTTCCACTTGTTGTTGAGGAGGTGACTCCTCCTTCAGGCTTCTCAGTGTATGTCACTTCACCTCGTGGCTTTAGCAAAGATGTTGTCTTGGCAGCACTTCTTGGCTTctctgaggacgtcgctccaccTCCTGGCTTCTCTGAGGTTGTGCATCTCCTGACACGAGCAAGGAGATGTTTGCTCTTTGCTCCAACTTAGTACAGGAAGTTGCTCTTCCCAGGCAATGCCTGCCTCATGGTGGACTTTCGACGAGGTCCTGTACATCTTGTTTTACATTTGTCACTCCTCAGCCATGCATTAAGGAtggttctgtcatgattcccctCAGCGCACAGTGCATTTCCCAGTGTGGCTCGTTCTGCTTGATTCTTTAGTAAAGAATGTCTTCAATTTGTGTACACCTGTTCTTATTTCCACCCTTGATCAGTTCATCTATTTATAC is part of the Ictalurus punctatus breed USDA103 chromosome 27, Coco_2.0, whole genome shotgun sequence genome and harbors:
- the LOC108261827 gene encoding sialoadhesin-like, producing the protein MIVFFRALSGTMDVGSRKLLLLILLLNITVSVSGIQHVKVSCHPEKICALRESSVNLTCSYSNIIIITGFWFSLKDKAKWRKKEHPEDLALDSDYAGRVSYTEMTNLGSTLTITDLRERDSGEYRLVFITDKGEKYLSSAGVTLTVTDLQVTHNSTQQTLTCRTSCTLTFTVHLYNWHKNGKILEKYRDNMKTFPLSKAEEGSYSCSVEGYGTILSLPVCVGRSCYSVTYRDKSVCALEGSSVEFAGNYSHPSDLSVREVFWHYFQPGKVFQDLKQETQFTNRVEYVNQDKSSTFKMKNLTKKDSGEYCLRFLIDGEGFSGRPGVILSVTDLQVRASRSAVASEGQTTVTLGCITSCTLSNNPTYMWYRNGQPVTDKLTKHNKLYLNSSEDAGNYSCAVRGREDLRSPELTVTCVGRSCWSVTYRDKRVCAVEGSSVEFAGNYSHHSDLSVRKVFWHYIQSGKDSKNLKQETQFTNRVEYVKQDKSSTLKMKNLTKKDSGEYQLKFFTNYGNRFSAEPGVILIVTDLQVRASCSAVASEGQTTVTLSCITSCTLSNNPTYMWYKNGQPVTDKLTKHIKLYLNSSEDAGNYSCAVRGREDLRSPELTVTCEPQNSGRSGSVSALPESSCQSSTAQLYAWIGF